Genomic DNA from Filimonas effusa:
AGCAAATATTCAAAACGATAAGTTTAAATGGAATACCACCTTTAGCCTTTCGTATAACCAGAACAAGATCACACACCTTTACTACCAAAGCGAAAATATTCTCGACGCAGCAGGTAATGTTATTGGTGTGAAGGAAATGGATGACAAATCCAACGGATGGTTCATTGGCAAACCCATCAGCGCTATCTGGGATTATCGCGCAACAGGTATCTGGCAGGCGAATGAAGTGGACGAAGCAAAACGCTATAACCAAAGACCAGGCGATCCTAAAGTGGCTAATAACTATACCGCCGACGATAAGAAAAATGCAGACGGTAGCATTACACCCGTATATAACGACAAAGACAGGGAATTCCTGGGTCAAACAGCACCGCCACTCAACTGGCAGTTACGTAACGACTTCACGCTCTTTAAAAACTGGAACCTCTCTTTCAACATCTATTCATACATGGGGCATAAAAGCCTGGCAGGTGAATACCTGAACAAGGACAATGGCGGTTCTTTGATCACCTATAACTACAATACGTTTGCTAAGGAATACTGGACGCCCGAAAATCCTACCGGTAAGTATGCACGTCTCGATGCCAACGCTCCCGCAGGCGCCGGCGCTAACAAACTTTACAACCGTTCTTTCATCCGCTTGGAAAGCATCGCTTTCGGTTACTCCTTCCCTAAAAGATGGATCTCTAAGTATGATATCTCTAATGTGAAACTTTTTGGCTCTGTCCGCAATGTCGCAGTTTGGCAAAAAGACTGGGAATATGGTGATCCTGAAACCGGTGGCCTCGCAACTCGTATCTATTCCTTTGGCTTGAATGTAACTTTTTAAAAACTACGGAGATGAATTCATTAATATATAATAATAGGAAAACGCTGTCGGCACTGGCGCTGGCAGCTGTTTTGGGAAGTTCTGTTTTAATGGGAGGTTGTAAAAGAAGTTTCCTGGAACCCGATCCGCTTTCATTCTACGAACCCGAAACAACCTTTAATACCGAATCAGGACTGAAAGCTGCACTGGCTATCAGCGACCGCCATATCCGTTCCTATTGGACAAATACCTCGGCCAACACCAACTCTGTTGTTATTGGTACTGAATACATGTTTTCCGATCTGGCCGTCTATGGCAAAACTGACGTGGATGGTAACTCTGTCAACTTCAACTTTGCAGACGGGTTGAAACCTACCGGTGGCGCAGCTGGCCCGGGTGGTAACGATGGTAACTATATCAATCATTACTGGGACGAAACATATAGCGGTATCAAGTACGCCAACACCGTGCTCAGTTATGTTGATAAAGTAGCCGGCTTAAGCGAAGCCACAAAAAATACGTATAAAGGCCGCGCCTATTTCCACCGCGCCTATCGCTACATGGCGCTGGTATTCCAATACGGCGACGTACCATTGGTTACCAAGATCCTGGAGGTCCCAAAACAAAACTACCATAGCACTAAAAAAGCGGCTATCCTGGATATGATCACGCAGGATATGGAATTCGCCGTTCAATGGGTGCCTGAGCAAAAGGATATGACTTACATAGGCACAGTGAATAAAGGTGCCTGCCGTATGCTGCTTGCCAAATGCTACCTGGCTACAGGCCAATGGCAAAAAGCAAAAGACCAGCTCGACATCCTGATCAATCAATCTGGCTACGCATTAATGCAAAACACTTTCGGCACCTTTAACGCCGGGGGAGAATCCAGGACATGGAATATCACCCGTAACGTGATCTGGGATCTGCATCGCTGCGAAAACAAACTCATTGCAGCCAATACAGAAGTGATCATGGGTATGCCCAACCGTGGCGCACAGTCGAACATAGCTTTTGCAACCATGCGTATCTTCGGCCCGCTTTACAACTCATCCAGCGTGAAAGCACCAGATGGTGTTAACGCACTCGACCTTTACGCACGCAATAGCAGCAACTACCGCTCCGACCTCGATTATGGCAGGGCCCTCGGAAGGGGTATCGGCACTTTCCGTCCCACGCCGTTTGCACAAAAAGCCCTCTGGTTCGTGAACGGAGTAGAAGACAACGACGACCTGCGCCATAATACTTCAGTAGGCAACTGGGCGAAAATGACCGCGCTGAAATATGGTACTTCCAATACTACTTACCGCGGGCAAAACCTCAGGTTGTATCATCCCACTACCAATGCGCTCCTGTGCGTTGATACCATCCGCTGCTGGTTCGATTGGCCACACTACAAGATCTTCATTACTGATGCCGAAGCCGAAGCCAACCAGGCCGCCAATGCCTACACCGGCGCCACCAAAGGCAGCAACGGCGACTGGTACCTCTATCGTCTTGCCGAAGCTTACCTGCTTCGCGCCGAAGCCAAGTTCTACCTCGGCGACGCTACCGCTAAAGATGATGTAAACGAAATCAGGAAAAGAGCTAAATGTACACAGCTCTACACAACCAATGTAACCATCGGCGATATCATGAACGAGCGCGCCCGTGAACTTTATCTCGAAGAATGGCGTCATATGGAGCTCAGCCGTGTTTCTTATTGTCTTGCACTCAGCGGCAAGTCCGATGAATGGGGAAACACTTACGACGTCAACACCTACGATAAAGCCTCAGGAACCGATCAGGCCGGCGGTAGCTACTGGTACAAACGTGTACTCGCAGGTGGCCTGTACAATAAAGGCGGCGTAAACTCCAACAACCGTCTTTTAAACTATAAAATGGATAAGTGTAATCTTTACTGGCCTATCCCCAACGCAGCGATCACCGCCAATAACCAGGGAGAACTAAGCCAGAACTTCGGTTACGACGGATACAATCCCAGCGTTAAAAAATGGGATACCTGGCAGGAAGCCGTTGCCGATGAAGATAAGGTTAAATAAATTAGGATACTAAACAATTGCCTGGTTTCCATAGCAATATGAGTTTTAAACCAACTTATTATTTAAAAGGGGCTGGCCTAAAAGAACGGTCAGCCCCTTTTGCGCTTAGCTATAGCTGGCTGGAATATAGATCAGTCTTTTGAACAGGCATTAACAGCCAAAAGCTGAAATATACAATAAAGCCGCTCTAAAGCCGTACTAAAGCCGTCTATAAGCCGCTCGAAAAATCAGTCGTTAAATCTCAGGCAGGCTTACAAAACGTTATATCTTTTCTTTAAACTTATGCCCCGAAACTGGATCTCTTAGCTCAGGGTATAAGGCGCGCTTGAGGTAAGAAATATCAGGAACGAACAAATGGGCAAATAGCAACATGAATGATCACTTGCCAGTTGATCATTCGCAATCGATAAACAGGGATATAAAATGTAGATCCATGAAAAAAATCATAACGCTCTTTACAATCTGCTGCTGCTTAGGCCACGCTTCCATAGCACAAAAAGCAAACAACGCCAGATTAGTAAAGAGCCCAACAGGTATAGATGACCGTAAGTTCTGGTTAGCCGAAATGGATAAAATGGTGCGGCCCGTCATGCGCAGCCTTGCCCACGATAGCCTGAGGATAAATATGCCTGCCGTAGTATCCATAAAAAGCGACAACCCCGCATCACGCCGCGAAGTGGCTTATCTCGAGATCCTGGGCCGGACTTTAAGTGGCATAGCCCCCTGGTTACAGCTCGAGGGCGGCAGCAAAGCCGAAATGGCATTACGCACCCAATATCGCCAATGGGCCATACAAGGGCTACAGCACGCCCTCGACTCAACGTCAAAAGACTTCATGCGTTTCGACCTCGCAGGCCAGCAGCTGGTAGATGCATCTTTCCTGACCCTCGCCTTTATAAGAGCCCCCTGGCTTTGGGATAACCTCGATGCCACCAGCCGTCAGAGACTGGTGGCCGCTGTAAAACTCACCCGCCGCGTAA
This window encodes:
- a CDS encoding RagB/SusD family nutrient uptake outer membrane protein, encoding MNSLIYNNRKTLSALALAAVLGSSVLMGGCKRSFLEPDPLSFYEPETTFNTESGLKAALAISDRHIRSYWTNTSANTNSVVIGTEYMFSDLAVYGKTDVDGNSVNFNFADGLKPTGGAAGPGGNDGNYINHYWDETYSGIKYANTVLSYVDKVAGLSEATKNTYKGRAYFHRAYRYMALVFQYGDVPLVTKILEVPKQNYHSTKKAAILDMITQDMEFAVQWVPEQKDMTYIGTVNKGACRMLLAKCYLATGQWQKAKDQLDILINQSGYALMQNTFGTFNAGGESRTWNITRNVIWDLHRCENKLIAANTEVIMGMPNRGAQSNIAFATMRIFGPLYNSSSVKAPDGVNALDLYARNSSNYRSDLDYGRALGRGIGTFRPTPFAQKALWFVNGVEDNDDLRHNTSVGNWAKMTALKYGTSNTTYRGQNLRLYHPTTNALLCVDTIRCWFDWPHYKIFITDAEAEANQAANAYTGATKGSNGDWYLYRLAEAYLLRAEAKFYLGDATAKDDVNEIRKRAKCTQLYTTNVTIGDIMNERARELYLEEWRHMELSRVSYCLALSGKSDEWGNTYDVNTYDKASGTDQAGGSYWYKRVLAGGLYNKGGVNSNNRLLNYKMDKCNLYWPIPNAAITANNQGELSQNFGYDGYNPSVKKWDTWQEAVADEDKVK